In Drosophila yakuba strain Tai18E2 chromosome 2R, Prin_Dyak_Tai18E2_2.1, whole genome shotgun sequence, a single genomic region encodes these proteins:
- the LOC6530865 gene encoding odorant receptor 56a codes for MFKVKDLLLSPSTFDDPIFGTHLRCFQWYGYVASKDQNRPWLSLIRCTILTASIWLSCALMLARVFRGYENLNDGATSYATAVQYFAVSIATFNAYVQRDKVISLLRVAHSDIQNLMLEADNQEMELLVATQTYTRTITLLIWVPSVIAGLMAYSDCIYRTLFLPKSVFNVPAVRRGEEHPILLFQLFPFGELCDNFVVGYLGPWYALGLGITTIPLWHTFITCLMKYVNLKLQVLKKRVEEMDISRLNPNLEINRLTGSELTFWQMQLFKEFVREQLRIRKFVQELQELICVPVMADFIIFSVLICFLFFALTVGVPSKMDYFFMFIYLFVMAGILWIYHWHATLIVECHDELSLAYFSCGWYNFEMPLQKMLVFMMMHAQRPMKMRALLVDLNLRTFIDIGRGAYSYFNLLRSSHLY; via the exons ATGTTTAAAGTTAAGGATCTGCTGCTCTCGCCGTCAACCTTCGATGATCCCATTTTTGGAACCCATCTGCGATGCTTCCAATGGTACGGATATGTGGCCTCCAAGGATCAAAATAGGCCTTGGCTAAGTCTCATACGGTGCACCATTTTGACGGCTTCAATTTGGCTAAGCTGTGCTTTAATGCTGGCCAGAGTGTTTCGTGGTTACGAAAACCTCAATGATGGGGCCACAAGTTACGCCACTGCAGTCCAGTATTTTGCAGTATCCATTGCCACCTTTAATGCCTACGTGCAAAGAGATA AAGTAATATCCCTCCTGCGCGTGGCCCATTCGGATATCCAGAACCTGATGCTCGAGGCAGATAACCAGGAGATGGAACTCCTGGTCGCCACTCAGACTTATACCCGCACCATCACCCTGTTGATCTGGGTGCCTTCGGTCATTGCTGGCCTAATGGCCTACTCGGACTGCATCTACAGGACTCTATTTCTGCCCAAATCGGTTTTCAATGTACCTGCAGTGCGACGTGGCGAGGAGCACCCCATTCTGCTCTTCCAGCTTTTTCCCTTCGGAGAACTTTGCGATAACTTCGTGGTTGGATACTTGGGACCTTGGTATGCTCTGGGGCTGGGGATCACCACTATCCCATTGTGGCACACCTTTATCACTTGCCTCATGAAGTACGTAAACCTCAAGCTGCAGGTACTCAAAAAACGAGTGGAGGAGATGGAT ATTTCCCGGCTTAATCCAAACTTGGAAATTAATCGTCTGACTGGCAGTGAGTTAACTTTCTGGCAAATGCAACTCTTTAAGGAATTTGTTAGGGAACAGCTAAGGATTAGAAAATTTGTCCAGGAACTACAGGAACTGATTTGCGTGCCGGTGATGGCAGATTTCATCATCTTTTCGGTTCTCATATGCTTTCTCTTCTTTGCCTTGACAGTTGGC GTTCCAAGCAAAATGGATTACTTCTTCATGTTCATTTACCTGTTTGTGATGGCTGGAATTCTGTGGATCTATCATTGGCATGCCACGTTGATTGTTGAATGT CACGATGAACTGAGCCTTGCTTACTTTTCTTGCGGATGGTACAACTTCGAAATGCCTTTGCAGAAAATGCTCGTTTTTATGATGATGCATGCCCAAAGGCCGATGAAGATGCGCGCCCTGCTGGTCGATTTGAATCTGAGAACCTTCATCGAC ATTGGCCGTGGAGCCTACAGCTACTTCAATTTGCTGCGTAGCTCCCACTTGTATTAG